AAAATTATGAGAAACAAAATCTCGGTTTTCCGGTAGCATCCCAATCTATGTCATATAGAGAGAACCTTGGGGGAGAATTCCACACTTCAGATGATCTTGTAGATGCAACGTGCTTAGCAAGGCCGTCAGCAACTGTATTAGCTTCTCTGAAGCAATGATGAATGGACCATTGAATTTTGTTTAAATACCTCAGATcgaaaaaccatttttgtctaAAGCACCATGGAATTGATCTTTTAAAAATGCACCAAACTACAACTTGAGAATCACATTCCACTGCAATCCTTGATAGATTGATTTTTCTTGACAATTTAAGAGCTTTAAAAAATCCAGCAAATTCAGCCAAAAATTTGTAGCAATTCCTTCGAAAGAAGAGAAGCAAATCAAGGGGGTTCCACAATGAGATCGAATTATGCCTCCTCCACCAGAGAAACCCGGATTCCCTAAGGAGTCAATATTAATCTTGAAGCACCCCATGGGAGGGCGAGACCAAGAAAGTTCTTCAATTCCTTTAGAACGAGGAGGATATCTCACCAAACACATAGAAGTTGAGAGCATGAGCTCCTTCATAGAATTGACTGAAATCGGGTTTATGCGGGAGAGATCTTGCAGGTCATTGAATACTGCCTTAATTAACAAACTCGACACTCTGCTAGAATTATCAAATCGTCTTTGGTTTCTCTCCAACCATATCTGGTAACAAAAATATATCAGCAATGCATTCCAGATCGGTTttaatggagaagaaaaagCTTTCCGTTGCCACCATGAGAAGAGCTCTTGAATGGAGGGGAAGCCAAGCCAGTGATAGTCAAAGACCTTGAGGAGCTCCATCCAAACCAAAAGAGTAAATTGACAGTGAAGGAGAATATGGGACAGAGATTCTGAGTTAGCATGACATAGAGAGCAGCAAGACACCATAAACACTATTCGAGCCATGACTTGCTCATCAGTGGGAAGCCTACCATGGACAATCCTCCAACCAAAGGTAGAGGCGCGAGGGGAGATACCCTTTCCCCAGATCTAGTTAAACCAGGATACACAAGGGCATTTAGAATGAATGCCTTCCCAAGCCGATCTAACAGTGAAAGATCCCGATTGGGATAAGGACCAAACACACTGATTAGATTGAGCTATTGTTGGCAAAGGGAAATCTCTGATCTGGGAAATGAGATGACTTAGAGAAGGAGAGTGAACCACTGGAAGATCCCACTccccattataaataaagtctGCAACTTTAGCCACCATTACCATTGTCTGATTAGAAGGAATTGACAGAGCATCGATGATAGGAGAATCTGAGAGCCAACGATCAGACCAAAAATTGATTGAGTTGTCATTCCCAACCACCCATCGCTCTTTTGAACAAACATAATCCCAAATCTTTTTTATACCAGGCCAAATAAAAGGAGCAGATGTATGAATTTTTTGGGGTACCATCTAGCATTAGGAAGCGCCCTCTAAAAAATTTAACTACAAGAGAATTATTAGATTTAATAAACCATGCCAATTTGGCAAGCATGGACATATTAATATCTCTCAACCTTCGAATGCCCAATCCTCCTTCTGATTTCGGCTTACATACATCATTCCATTTCACGGTTATAACTCTCTGGGAATCTAAGTCCCCACTCCAGATAAAATTTTTGATCTATCGCTCCATGGAAACAATGAAAGAAGAGGGCCAATAGTATATGGCAAAGTTGTGTATTGGAATACTGCCCATTATAGACTTGACTAATTCAACACGGCCTGCCATTGACAACATTCTGCCTTTCCACCCTACCAGTCTTGACTTGAATTTATCCACTAAAGGtaagagaaaatctcttttcACCCTGCCTTATAAAATTTCCACTCCCAAGTAGCGAGTGGGGAGCTTGCATTCTGGAATATTAATAACCTCTTTGAGACGCCTTTTTCTGGGAGTGgatattttttcaaagaaaattttgCTTTTTTCCATACTGATAACCTAACCGGAGTACCTCTGGTACTTGTCCAAAAACTTCATTAAATGTCTTACCCCTCTCACCTCTGCATTAATAAAGACAAAAACGGCATCGACATAAAGCAAGTGATATGGGGTCAAGACATTTCTTGGACCAGGAAGGGAGCGGAATTTATTCTCCATCTTAAGAAGCGAGATACCGCGACACAAGACCTCTTCAGCAATGATAAAAAGGATGGGAGAAAGTGGGTCCCTTGTCGAAGGCCACGTTCCACCCCAAAGAATCCCACAAGGCCACCATTTATAAGAATAGATAATCTTGAAGATAGAAAAATTTGCTGCAGACGGTCAGTAAAGAGTTGGGAGAACCCAAATTTGTGCATCACATCAAACAAAAACACCCAATCAAGAGTATCAAATGCCTTCTTGATATCAAGCTTTAAAGCCAATCCTCCACCAAAGGATTTAGAGTGCATCAAATTTGCAAGTTCGGAGGCCATGCAAATATTGGAGATTATTTTTCCCCTTGGAAAAACGTCTTGCTCCTCAGAGATCAATCTAGGAAGAAGGATAGAGATCCGCATGGCAAAGATCTTGGGaataaacttaaaaaagaaattaccAAGACAgatagggcaaaaatgactcaCATTAGAAGAATTAGCTACTTAGGAATCAATGTTAAGAAGTTAGAATTTACCCCTTTTGTGATAACTCCCTCTGAGAAGAAATTCTGCACAGCTAAGCACACCTTAGGACACACAATGCTCCAGCAACAGTGGTAGAAAGTCCCAGGAAAACCATCTGGACCTGGGGTACTAGAGGGATCTAAATCAAAGATAGCCGCTTTGATTTCATCAGCAGATGGGACAACCATTAAAGCCAGATTATCATCCATAATGATGATCTCAGGGATGCAGCTCAAAATATCATTTGAATTAACTGTCAAATCCCTTTTGTGGAAGCTCTTAAAATGGTCATAGATGAACTGACCAATGCTTGCAGAAGACATTAAAACACCACCAACCCCATCTTGAATCTTTTTAATCTGATTCTTCCCTCGTCTTAGCTTAGTAGACAAGTAAAAAAACTTAGTGTTGCGGTCGCCATGGCGAAGCCATTTTAACCGTGATTTTTTTAGCCCAAATCTTCTCTTGTAACACAAGCGCTAAGTCATAATCCTTCTTGGCAGCTACTTCTAACTCAAATAGGGAATTGTTGATTCCATCGACCTCAATCAAGGCTTGAACCTCCTCCAGGGCTGATTTGGTTCTATTGACTTCGGCATTAGCATCGGGGAAAGTAATTTTGGCCCATACCTTCATCGCCATCTTAACCCTTTTCAACTTTGTAGCAACAACATACATAGGAGTCCCAATAATAGGTACCACCCACAAGGACCGACCCACACTAACAAAATCATGATGCTCAGACCAAAATCTTAGTATACGGAATGGGATGTTTGAAGGGCGCGGAATCCCATCACAAGAAACCACCAATGGACAGTGATCCGAATAGTTAGAAGCCAGCACTCACTAAGCACACCCTGGAAATATGGATAGATAATCCTCATTACAAACACTACGATCAAGAACAGCACAGACATTACCCACAAAACGGTTGTTTGACCACGTGAACTTACAGCCAGTCGATGGAAAGAAATCAGAGAAGCTTTATGCATCATAGTAGCGAACTCAATTGCCGAGGTCACACTAAACGTACCTAGACCACGCTTTTCATGAGAGTACAGGGTGGCGTTGAAATCGCCCAGCACCAACCATGGAGTAGATGAGCCAGCTATCGAGCAAAGATCACTCCATAATTGATGTCTTTCCACTTTGAAGCATTTTCCGTGGACAACAGAGAGAATAAATTTATAGCCATTCACctcaaagagaagagaaaccTGTTGCACAGAGGATAAAATCAAATTCGGCCTTCCCAACTCCTCTTTCCATAAAACCCATATATTTGGGTTCGAATCTCCccttgaattaaaaataaaatgtaaagaaaatccCATTGAAGAAAAGAACTTCCTTAGGCAATTATCAGGAATAACTTTGGGCTCTTCCAGGCACAAAATGGATGGAGCATGAGACTTAATCAGATGACGTAGTGATACACGCACCCTTTTATTTCGAATTCCACGAACATTCCAGAAAATAGTATTCATTAAAACTTAGAGGAAGATGCAGAGTCAAGGTGACCACTACCCTACAAAACACGATCCAATTCCGTCATTTCCTGAAATCTAGCACTCCGACACAGAAAAGTGCGATTGATCAATGGTGGGGAAGATGAGCGACGACCCACTTGAATGAAAACCTCTTGTGATTCTAGACCTGCTTGATTTTCAAGGTCATAATGTATAAATGCATAAtttaatacatgaaatgattAAAAGAAGTCGTAATTTTATGCGGtgaacacataaaataatgcaTGCGGAGATGGGGTATGTATCATGCACACAAATGAGATTATGATCTAAGGTTTATATGAAACAACTGataacaataatgaaattttcagtAACTCTCTCTGACTCAGGGGCAAAGTTTTGACTTTCTTCTCACTTttttagagaaattaaaaattCTGGCACTTGGGCAAGAAATCTGACAGGACTTTCGTGTTATGATTTAGAAAtggattttggttttgggaATTTGGGCAGTGCTTATGTATTATATCACTAGAATAGGAATCAATTGTGGTAATATTGGTAGAGCTTTCGCCCTATATTCCTAGAACAAGAATTAGCTATGGGAATATGGCAGGGCTTTTGCGCTATATTCCTATAATAGGAATTAACTGTGGGAATACGGGTAGGGCATTCCTgctataataaaaatatcaaaatcaactAAAAAAATTTAAGCAGTGCTTCCATACTTACCTGAAATGGATGACATGGGCTTTGAAAACTAGGGCAAGGCTTCCGTACTACGATGTCTACTTCAACGAGCTTTTGATTATTAGCTCTGAAATTTCCTGGActcttgactttttttttttacaagggCTTCTAAAAcaaagttttctctctctctctctggatttctcaacccattctcaCGGTGACCCCGCGTCACCTATTTATAGTAAAAGTGAGGATATGTGTGAAAATCCTCACAAGGAGATGGTAAGACTTACTAGAACTTACATGTAGATGGTAAGGTTTACCATATCTGGGGAAGCAATTCTTAAGTGGATATATAGCATGCGTGGAAGCCTTAAAAGCAGATGATAAGGCTTACCATCTCTGTGGAAGCTATCTTTTGTAAAGATAAGATTCCGTGAAAGGTAATAGGGTGTGCGGCTACCTAGTAGCTTGGGCGGCTATAAACTTAGGTGGTTGCAGTTGGATCTGCCCTTCCACAGAGATggtaagccttaccatctccTTTTAAGGCTTCCACGGATGCTATCCACTTAAGAATTGCTTCCACGGAGATGGTAAACCTTACCATCTATGTGTAAGCTCTGGTAAGGCTTACCATCCCCATGGAAGCTATCTTTTGTAAAGATAAGCATTCGTAAAAGGTAATAAGGTGGGAGGCTACCTAGTAGCCTGGGCAGCTGTAGACTTAGGCGGTTGCAGTTGATTCTTATCACTTGAGGGGAAGGGAggtaggtttggtttggtttggtttgggttggtctgATTTGGTTAGGGTTTGTTTTGATTTAATGGGTTTAAAGTTTAGTAGGTAATACGACACATCTGGGTATCCCTTTTTTCCATGTAGGATATCAACGAGATCGTATTTTCGAATACTCTCCAATGAAATGGGACAAGCTAGGCTCGATTGTTGTATTTTGGCAAAAGGTATCAATGACTACTTTTGGTCACCCTCCCCGCATCATTTGAAAAATATTGGGCTGAACTCCTAACCGGTCTTACGCTCAATTGTACTCCACAAGTTCTTGCATAACGACTTTAGGTTAGGATAACTGGGATTAGACGGAATAGTTTGGAATTTAGGTTAGGATAACTATGAACCAGATCTAGTGCGTTCAGCGACGTGGACAGCAAGAGAAGAATGGGGGAGAACAAGGTATAAAGGCCTCCACTACTCGGTCCGGAAAGAAGAATCCTCTTGGTTATCTGATCCTTTACAAAAAAATGGGCAGTGTGAAACTCAAAATATACATTATTACCAACAGTAAAATGTTGGACAAAGAGGAGGGGCTTAGTGATGGAGGGAACGTGAAGAATATCAC
This sequence is a window from Macadamia integrifolia cultivar HAES 741 unplaced genomic scaffold, SCU_Mint_v3 scaffold3175, whole genome shotgun sequence. Protein-coding genes within it:
- the LOC122067865 gene encoding uncharacterized protein LOC122067865, with amino-acid sequence MAMKVWAKITFPDANAEVNRTKSALEEVQALIEVDGINNSLFELEVAAKKDYDLALVLQEKIWAKKITFIYDHFKSFHKRDLTVNSNDILSCIPEIIIMDDNLALMVVPSADEIKAAIFDLDPSSTPGPDGFPGTFYHCCWSIVCPKVCLAVQNFFSEGVITKGFIPKIFAMRISILLPRLISEEQDVFPRGKIISNICMASELANLMHSKSFGGGLALKLDIKKAFDTLDWVFLFDVMHKFGFSQLFTDRLQQIFLSSRLSILINGGLVGFFGVERGLRQGTHFLPSFLSLLKRSCVAR